One genomic window of Desulfuromonas sp. AOP6 includes the following:
- a CDS encoding 2-oxoacid:acceptor oxidoreductase family protein, with product MSERFEIRFSGAGGQGLITAGIILAEAASIIEGKHAVQSQSYGPEARGGASKSEVIISDGPIDYPKATIVDACLAMTQESADKYANGIKPGGVLLLDSDFVKNEPQGDFKIYKFPITRTAKEDLGREIVANVVALGAMIALTGAVSREAGEKAVLARVPEAFLDLNKKAYALGYEKVKDLMK from the coding sequence ATGTCTGAAAGATTTGAAATTCGATTTTCCGGCGCCGGTGGTCAGGGGCTGATCACCGCCGGTATCATTCTGGCTGAAGCGGCCTCCATCATCGAAGGCAAGCACGCCGTTCAGTCCCAGAGCTACGGTCCGGAAGCCCGTGGTGGCGCTTCCAAGTCCGAGGTTATTATCTCCGACGGACCCATTGACTACCCCAAGGCTACCATTGTCGACGCCTGCCTGGCCATGACGCAGGAGTCTGCCGACAAGTACGCCAATGGCATCAAGCCTGGCGGAGTTCTGCTGCTCGACTCGGACTTTGTTAAAAACGAGCCCCAAGGGGACTTCAAGATTTACAAATTCCCCATTACCCGCACTGCCAAAGAGGATCTTGGTCGTGAAATCGTCGCCAACGTGGTGGCTCTTGGTGCCATGATTGCCCTGACGGGAGCGGTCTCTCGCGAGGCCGGCGAAAAGGCTGTTCTGGCTCGCGTGCCTGAAGCTTTTCTTGATCTGAACAAGAAAGCCTATGCTCTCGGCTATGAAAAAGTCAAAGATCTCATGAAGTAG
- a CDS encoding 2-oxoacid:ferredoxin oxidoreductase subunit beta, with amino-acid sequence MAFDYDKYLRPGKLPHIWCPGCGHGIAMKGLIRAIDICGLDKNNTAIVSGIGCASRLPGYVDFNTLHTAHGRAAAFATGVKMAKPEMNVICVGGDGDGTAIGGNHFIHACRRNIDMTYVIFNNSIYGMTGGQFSPCTPTGAKASTTVYGNPDPTFDISKLAIGAGATFVARTTAFHATQIDKLIAEGIKHKGMAVIEVLDDCPTTYGRRNKFRSVVDMMKRLKDIAVPVAAASKMTAEQLEGKVLTGVLYKEEKPEYCEQYAQVIAKAQGA; translated from the coding sequence ATGGCTTTCGATTACGATAAATATCTGCGCCCCGGTAAATTGCCCCACATCTGGTGCCCCGGCTGCGGCCACGGGATTGCCATGAAGGGCCTGATCCGGGCCATCGACATTTGCGGTCTCGACAAGAACAATACCGCTATCGTTTCCGGTATTGGCTGTGCCAGCCGTCTCCCCGGTTATGTGGACTTCAACACCTTGCACACCGCTCACGGCCGTGCTGCCGCCTTTGCTACCGGCGTTAAAATGGCCAAACCTGAGATGAATGTAATTTGTGTCGGCGGTGACGGCGATGGTACTGCCATCGGCGGGAACCACTTCATCCATGCCTGCCGCCGTAATATCGACATGACCTATGTCATTTTCAACAACAGCATTTACGGCATGACCGGTGGCCAGTTTTCTCCCTGCACCCCGACCGGTGCCAAGGCTTCTACTACGGTCTATGGTAACCCTGACCCGACTTTTGACATCAGCAAACTGGCTATCGGCGCTGGTGCGACCTTTGTGGCCCGTACCACCGCTTTTCATGCTACCCAGATTGACAAGCTGATCGCTGAAGGCATCAAGCATAAGGGGATGGCCGTTATCGAAGTGCTCGACGATTGCCCCACTACCTATGGTCGCCGCAATAAATTCCGCAGCGTCGTCGATATGATGAAGCGTCTCAAGGATATTGCCGTTCCCGTGGCGGCCGCCAGCAAGATGACGGCGGAGCAGCTTGAAGGGAAAGTACTCACCGGCGTTCTCTACAAAGAAGAAAAGCCCGAGTACTGCGAGCAGTATGCCCAGGTTATCGCCAAGGCGCAGGGCGCCTGA
- a CDS encoding peptidylprolyl isomerase, giving the protein METSLGEIILELDIEKAPVSVENFITYAQAGHYDGTIFHRVIKGFMVQGGGLTSEMQEKPTREPIVNEARNKLKNKTGTVAMARTQEVDSATAQFFINTDDNKFLDNTGTDPDNFGYAVFGKVVDGMDVVYTIEQQATTKMAGYDDVPKEPIVIKQVTVID; this is encoded by the coding sequence ATGGAAACATCCCTTGGTGAAATCATCCTCGAACTGGACATCGAAAAAGCCCCTGTGTCCGTCGAGAACTTTATCACCTATGCCCAGGCTGGTCACTATGACGGCACCATTTTTCACCGTGTTATCAAAGGTTTTATGGTGCAGGGAGGAGGCTTGACCTCCGAAATGCAGGAAAAGCCCACCCGTGAACCGATTGTGAACGAAGCCAGGAACAAGCTCAAGAATAAAACCGGTACTGTCGCCATGGCGCGCACACAGGAAGTGGACAGCGCCACGGCCCAGTTCTTCATCAATACCGATGACAACAAGTTCCTCGACAACACCGGCACCGACCCAGACAACTTCGGCTATGCCGTTTTTGGCAAGGTGGTCGATGGTATGGATGTCGTCTATACGATCGAACAGCAGGCGACCACCAAAATGGCTGGTTATGACGATGTTCCCAAGGAGCCGATCGTCATTAAGCAAGTGACTGTAATCGACTGA
- a CDS encoding 2-oxoacid:acceptor oxidoreductase subunit alpha has product MAKKVALLQGNEACALGALYAGCKFFGGYPITPSTEVAEVMSVELPKVGGKFIQMEDEIAAMASVIGASLTGAKVLTATSGPGVSLKQELIGYACIAEVPCVIINVMRGGPSTGMPTGPGQSDVQQAKWGTHGDHAAIALVPASCQEIFSETVRAFNLAEKYRMPVQVLFDEIVGHSRERIEFPEPGDLEVIDRQGPTVPPEEYKPFDTSFGDVPPLAAFGTGYRFHVTGLNKAQDGFPTTKASLVDDEQRRQIRKVDAAQADIEKNEEYLTEDAEIVIFAYGSTSRSARYAVNELRKEGIKAGLFRPITLWPFPEKRVAALAKQAKAIIVPEMNLGQMVLEVERVAKGACEIGFLGRVDGEPINPGQIIDKVKEVK; this is encoded by the coding sequence GTGGCTAAGAAAGTTGCTCTGTTGCAGGGGAACGAAGCTTGTGCACTAGGCGCTCTGTACGCCGGTTGCAAATTCTTCGGCGGCTACCCCATCACCCCCTCTACCGAGGTTGCGGAAGTCATGTCTGTTGAACTTCCCAAGGTCGGAGGGAAATTTATCCAAATGGAAGACGAAATCGCGGCTATGGCCTCGGTTATCGGCGCTTCCCTCACTGGGGCCAAGGTCCTGACCGCGACTTCTGGTCCCGGCGTATCCTTGAAACAGGAACTCATCGGCTATGCCTGCATCGCCGAGGTGCCCTGTGTCATCATCAACGTTATGCGCGGTGGTCCTTCCACGGGTATGCCGACTGGTCCCGGACAGTCTGATGTTCAGCAGGCCAAATGGGGTACCCACGGCGACCATGCCGCCATTGCTCTGGTGCCTGCTTCCTGCCAGGAGATCTTCTCGGAGACGGTGCGGGCTTTCAATCTCGCCGAGAAATACCGCATGCCTGTGCAGGTGCTCTTTGACGAAATCGTCGGCCACAGCCGCGAGCGTATCGAGTTCCCCGAGCCGGGTGATCTCGAAGTGATTGACCGTCAGGGCCCGACTGTACCCCCCGAGGAGTACAAGCCTTTTGACACCTCTTTCGGTGACGTGCCTCCCTTGGCAGCTTTCGGTACAGGATATCGCTTCCATGTTACCGGTCTGAACAAAGCCCAGGACGGCTTCCCGACCACTAAGGCCAGCCTGGTGGATGACGAGCAGCGTCGCCAGATCCGCAAGGTTGATGCGGCTCAGGCCGACATCGAGAAGAACGAAGAGTACCTGACTGAAGACGCAGAAATTGTTATCTTCGCCTATGGCTCTACCAGCCGTTCGGCTCGTTACGCTGTCAACGAACTGCGCAAGGAAGGTATCAAGGCCGGTCTCTTCCGTCCCATAACCTTGTGGCCTTTCCCCGAAAAACGGGTTGCCGCGCTGGCCAAACAGGCCAAAGCCATCATTGTTCCTGAAATGAACCTCGGCCAGATGGTGCTTGAGGTCGAGCGCGTTGCCAAAGGGGCCTGTGAGATTGGGTTTCTAGGTCGCGTCGACGGCGAGCCGATCAACCCCGGCCAGATCATTGATAAAGTCAAGGAGGTTAAGTAA
- a CDS encoding DUF4398 domain-containing protein produces MARESVAQAYAVGAPQLAPLEYRSASTALSDAEKYIHDGDYRQARHILPLAHAHARRAISRSLDEAARLRELEAAQSVDKSSQPVNTPAKKKPSKPPAAKVSDSPTAGDVSGKDSTVMAPTLAPHYTVVGGENLWSIAAKGEVYADSLLWPLLYKANRDQIKDPRQIYPGQVLSIPRDLSAEQMDEAREKARRSDIFPVDIMLKDRGLVE; encoded by the coding sequence GTGGCCAGAGAATCCGTTGCTCAGGCGTATGCTGTGGGGGCGCCGCAGCTTGCACCCCTTGAATACCGCTCGGCCAGTACCGCCTTGTCCGATGCGGAGAAATACATTCATGACGGTGACTACCGGCAAGCTCGCCATATTCTTCCTTTGGCCCATGCCCATGCCCGCAGGGCGATATCCCGATCTCTCGACGAGGCGGCCCGTCTCCGCGAGCTGGAAGCCGCTCAGTCCGTCGACAAGAGTTCCCAGCCAGTAAACACTCCCGCGAAAAAAAAACCCTCTAAGCCACCAGCGGCCAAGGTGTCGGATTCTCCCACTGCGGGAGATGTCTCCGGCAAGGATTCCACAGTAATGGCACCGACGCTGGCGCCACACTATACCGTTGTGGGAGGCGAAAACCTCTGGTCTATAGCGGCGAAAGGGGAGGTTTATGCCGACAGTCTTTTATGGCCTCTTCTTTACAAAGCCAACCGGGACCAGATCAAGGATCCTCGCCAAATCTATCCTGGGCAGGTTTTGAGCATTCCCAGGGATCTCAGTGCCGAGCAAATGGATGAGGCGAGGGAAAAAGCCAGACGATCTGATATATTCCCGGTAGACATCATGCTGAAAGACAGGGGCTTAGTTGAGTGA
- the acnB gene encoding bifunctional aconitate hydratase 2/2-methylisocitrate dehydratase, translating to MIDAYLKHEAERNAQGIPALPLNPEQTQQLCELLQNPPKGKEDFLKHLFTERISPGVDPAAEVKADFLAKVLKGQAKTPLFDKKEAVRILGTMMGGYNVKPLVDALKDAELADEAAKALSGITLVYDASDEVAALAKSNAAAKKVMESWAKAEWFTNKPAMPETIKVKVFKVEGEINTDDFSPAGDAWSRPDIPLHALAMGKTRFPGGLETIAKFREEGFQVAFVGDVVGTGSSRKSACNSVLWHIGNEIPAVPNKKTGGVIIGSVIAPIFFNTAQDSGALPLKMDVTEMNTGDVIVINTKKGEVTDEAGKVITTFEITPNTVPDEFRAGGRIPLIIGRALTAKARAALGMPESDIFTQPVNPVPKAGQGYSLAQKMVGKACGVDGILPGTACEPKMTTVGSQDTTGPMTADELKELACLRFQSPMFMQSFCHTAAYPKPADVKMHKTLPQFIAERAGVALRPGDGVIHSWLNRLLLPDTVGTGGDSHTRFPIGISFPAGSGLVAFAGAMGFMPLDMPESVLVRFKGKFNPGITLRDAVNAIPYWAIKQGLLTVPKKNKKNIFNGRILEMEGLPELSVEQAFELTDAAAERSAAAGCIQLSEDSVCAYLRSNVALMKKMIEEGYQDPQTLQNRIDAVNEWLKNPKLLKADAKAEYAAVIEIDLAEITEPILACPNDPDDVKLLSEVAGTPIQDVFLGSCMTNIGHFRAAAEIWRGQKFNPAVRTWICPPTRMDQQQLKDEALFSIYSAIGARIEIAGCSLCMGNQARVPDGVNMFSTSTRNFDDRIGNGAKVYLGSAELGAVITNLGKLPTPAEYLAVYQEKVAPKVDQVYKYLQFDEMEGYGK from the coding sequence ATGATCGACGCTTATCTAAAGCATGAAGCCGAGCGGAATGCCCAGGGCATCCCCGCGCTTCCCCTGAATCCCGAGCAGACCCAGCAACTGTGTGAGCTGCTGCAGAATCCACCTAAGGGTAAAGAGGATTTTCTTAAGCATTTGTTTACGGAGCGGATTTCTCCCGGCGTGGACCCCGCTGCCGAAGTCAAGGCTGACTTTTTGGCGAAAGTTCTGAAAGGCCAGGCTAAAACCCCTCTTTTCGATAAAAAAGAGGCCGTCCGTATTCTCGGCACCATGATGGGCGGCTACAACGTCAAGCCCCTCGTTGACGCCCTCAAAGACGCCGAACTCGCAGACGAAGCGGCCAAAGCTCTGTCCGGCATCACCCTTGTGTACGATGCCTCTGATGAAGTCGCCGCACTGGCCAAGTCCAATGCCGCCGCCAAGAAAGTCATGGAGTCCTGGGCCAAAGCCGAGTGGTTTACCAACAAGCCGGCCATGCCTGAAACCATCAAGGTAAAAGTTTTTAAGGTGGAAGGTGAGATCAATACTGACGATTTCTCGCCTGCTGGTGATGCCTGGAGCCGCCCCGATATTCCTCTCCATGCTCTGGCCATGGGCAAGACCCGCTTCCCCGGTGGGCTGGAGACCATCGCCAAGTTCCGTGAAGAAGGTTTCCAAGTTGCCTTTGTCGGCGACGTGGTGGGCACCGGGTCTTCCCGTAAATCCGCCTGCAACAGCGTTCTCTGGCATATCGGTAACGAAATTCCTGCCGTTCCCAACAAGAAGACCGGTGGTGTCATCATCGGCAGCGTCATTGCGCCGATCTTTTTTAATACCGCTCAGGATTCCGGTGCCCTGCCGCTGAAGATGGACGTGACGGAAATGAACACCGGCGACGTCATCGTCATCAATACCAAGAAGGGTGAAGTGACTGACGAGGCTGGCAAGGTTATCACGACCTTCGAGATTACGCCGAACACAGTTCCCGATGAGTTCCGCGCGGGGGGCCGCATTCCCCTGATCATTGGCCGCGCCCTGACCGCTAAAGCCCGGGCCGCTCTCGGCATGCCCGAATCCGACATCTTCACACAACCGGTGAACCCTGTCCCCAAGGCCGGCCAAGGCTACTCCCTGGCCCAGAAAATGGTCGGCAAGGCCTGCGGCGTCGATGGGATACTGCCCGGCACCGCCTGTGAGCCCAAAATGACCACGGTCGGCTCCCAGGACACCACCGGCCCCATGACCGCTGATGAGCTCAAGGAACTGGCCTGCCTCAGGTTCCAGTCCCCCATGTTCATGCAGTCCTTCTGCCACACTGCCGCTTATCCCAAGCCGGCGGACGTAAAGATGCACAAGACCCTGCCCCAGTTTATCGCCGAGCGTGCCGGTGTCGCGCTGCGTCCCGGTGACGGCGTCATCCACAGCTGGCTGAACCGCCTCCTGCTGCCTGACACCGTCGGCACCGGCGGCGATTCCCACACTCGCTTCCCCATTGGCATCAGCTTCCCGGCCGGTTCCGGCCTGGTGGCTTTCGCTGGCGCCATGGGCTTCATGCCTCTGGACATGCCTGAGTCCGTGCTGGTCCGTTTCAAGGGCAAGTTCAACCCTGGCATCACCCTGCGTGACGCTGTCAATGCCATCCCTTACTGGGCCATCAAGCAGGGCCTGCTGACCGTGCCCAAGAAGAACAAGAAGAACATCTTCAATGGCCGTATTCTCGAGATGGAAGGTCTGCCTGAGCTCTCCGTTGAACAGGCTTTCGAACTGACCGACGCCGCCGCCGAGCGCTCTGCCGCCGCCGGTTGCATCCAGCTCTCCGAAGATTCCGTCTGCGCTTACCTGCGCTCCAACGTGGCCCTGATGAAGAAGATGATCGAAGAGGGCTACCAGGATCCGCAGACCCTGCAGAACCGCATCGACGCCGTCAATGAATGGCTCAAGAATCCCAAACTGCTCAAGGCCGATGCCAAGGCCGAATACGCTGCCGTCATCGAAATCGATCTGGCCGAGATCACCGAGCCGATCCTGGCTTGCCCCAACGATCCCGATGATGTCAAGCTCCTCTCCGAAGTGGCCGGCACACCGATCCAGGATGTCTTCCTCGGTTCCTGCATGACCAATATCGGTCACTTCCGCGCCGCTGCCGAAATCTGGCGCGGCCAGAAGTTCAACCCGGCTGTCCGCACCTGGATCTGCCCGCCGACCCGCATGGATCAGCAGCAGCTCAAGGACGAGGCGCTCTTCTCCATCTACAGTGCCATTGGCGCCCGTATCGAGATCGCCGGCTGCTCCCTGTGCATGGGTAACCAGGCCCGGGTACCTGATGGAGTGAACATGTTCTCCACCTCAACCCGTAACTTTGATGACCGTATCGGCAATGGTGCCAAGGTGTATCTCGGCAGCGCGGAACTCGGCGCCGTGATCACCAACCTGGGCAAGCTCCCCACGCCGGCTGAGTATCTGGCCGTCTACCAGGAGAAGGTGGCTCCAAAGGTTGATCAGGTTTACAAGTACCTGCAGTTTGATGAAATGGAAGGATACGGCAAATAA
- a CDS encoding NlpC/P60 family protein — translation MGYSIQVGAFASLENAVRLEANLTAQGVDAYYFRDESGLYKVRFGNHSHYAEARGEAERLRNRAVISDFFIVIPEDYAHNRIQRSGQGDLGTELVRTAQRFIGVPYRWGGEDHENGFDCSGLTMVCYRLNGLNLPRNSRSQYQAGVPVQRHALKQGDLVFFATQGGQRVTHVGLYIGGGQFIHAPRTGKTVRTENLSNSFFTRTFVGGRRYF, via the coding sequence ATGGGTTACAGTATCCAGGTCGGCGCCTTTGCCAGCCTCGAGAATGCCGTGCGTCTTGAAGCAAACCTGACGGCCCAGGGGGTTGACGCCTACTACTTCCGCGACGAATCAGGCTTGTACAAGGTCCGTTTCGGCAATCACTCCCACTATGCCGAAGCGCGCGGCGAAGCAGAGCGCCTGCGCAATCGTGCTGTCATTAGCGATTTCTTCATCGTCATACCGGAAGACTATGCCCACAACCGTATCCAGCGCAGTGGCCAGGGGGATCTGGGAACCGAACTGGTCAGAACGGCTCAGCGCTTTATCGGAGTCCCTTATCGGTGGGGTGGTGAGGATCATGAAAATGGTTTCGACTGCAGCGGGCTGACCATGGTCTGCTATCGTTTGAACGGTCTCAACCTGCCGCGTAACTCACGCAGTCAATACCAGGCGGGGGTACCGGTGCAGCGACACGCGCTAAAGCAGGGCGACCTGGTCTTTTTCGCTACGCAGGGCGGCCAGCGGGTCACCCATGTAGGGCTCTACATCGGCGGAGGACAATTCATCCATGCCCCCCGCACCGGCAAGACCGTTCGCACCGAGAACCTTTCCAACAGCTTTTTTACCCGCACCTTTGTGGGTGGGCGCCGTTACTTCTGA
- the mdh gene encoding malate dehydrogenase has translation MARPKIALIGGGQIGGVLAQLCALRELGDVVLFDIVEGLPQGKMLDIAEASPVDGFDVNLKGTNDYKDIAGANVVIVTAGLPRKPGMSRDDLIEVNSKIMTQVAEGIRDNAPEAFVIVISNPLDAMVTLCQKVTGFPAERVMGQAGVLDSARFESFIAWELGVSVKDVTAMTLGGHGDDMVPLVRYASVKGIPVMELLEQKYGSAAKAKEVMEAMVKRTRGAGGEVVALLKTGSAFYSPASSAIAMAESILKDQKRVLPTCALLNGEFGVKGYYVGVPCVLGAKGIERIISFKLDAEEQAMMDKSVAAVKGLVDSMK, from the coding sequence ATGGCTAGACCGAAAATTGCATTGATTGGTGGTGGGCAAATTGGTGGTGTGTTGGCTCAGCTCTGCGCCCTGCGTGAGCTTGGTGACGTAGTGTTGTTTGATATCGTCGAGGGATTGCCCCAGGGCAAGATGCTCGACATCGCCGAGGCTTCCCCTGTTGACGGTTTCGACGTCAACCTGAAAGGGACCAACGACTACAAAGATATCGCCGGGGCCAATGTTGTCATCGTCACCGCCGGTCTTCCCCGTAAGCCTGGTATGAGCCGTGACGACCTGATCGAAGTCAATTCCAAAATCATGACCCAGGTGGCCGAGGGTATCCGCGACAACGCCCCTGAAGCCTTCGTCATCGTCATTTCGAACCCCCTCGATGCCATGGTTACCCTTTGCCAGAAGGTTACCGGCTTCCCGGCTGAGCGCGTTATGGGTCAGGCCGGCGTCCTTGACTCTGCCCGCTTCGAGTCTTTTATTGCCTGGGAGCTCGGCGTTTCCGTCAAGGACGTTACCGCCATGACTCTGGGCGGACACGGCGACGACATGGTTCCCCTGGTTCGTTATGCCAGTGTCAAAGGCATTCCCGTAATGGAACTGCTGGAGCAGAAATATGGCAGCGCTGCCAAGGCCAAAGAAGTCATGGAAGCCATGGTTAAGCGGACCCGCGGAGCCGGCGGTGAGGTTGTTGCCCTGCTCAAAACAGGCAGTGCCTTCTACAGTCCTGCTTCCTCCGCCATCGCCATGGCTGAGTCCATTTTGAAAGACCAGAAGCGTGTTCTGCCCACCTGTGCTCTGCTTAACGGTGAGTTCGGTGTCAAAGGATACTATGTTGGCGTGCCTTGCGTTCTCGGCGCCAAGGGCATTGAACGCATCATTTCCTTCAAGCTTGACGCGGAAGAACAGGCCATGATGGACAAGTCCGTTGCTGCTGTTAAAGGCCTCGTTGACAGCATGAAGTAA
- a CDS encoding 4Fe-4S binding protein, translated as MSSPRVEVIERYCKGCSICVEFCPTKVLEMDAFLVKVAKPEACIACMQCELRCPDFAIKVFKD; from the coding sequence ATGAGCAGTCCGAGAGTGGAAGTGATCGAAAGGTACTGCAAAGGGTGCAGCATCTGTGTGGAGTTCTGCCCCACTAAGGTCCTGGAAATGGATGCCTTTCTGGTGAAGGTTGCCAAGCCCGAGGCCTGCATCGCCTGCATGCAGTGCGAATTGCGGTGCCCCGACTTTGCTATCAAAGTCTTCAAAGATTAA
- a CDS encoding NADP-dependent isocitrate dehydrogenase yields the protein MTTKEAKIIWTEIDEAPALATYALLPIVQAFTKGAGVSVETRDISLSGRILANFPDNLKPEQKVADYLNELGELAKTPEANIIKLPNISASIVQLQSAIKELQEKGYDVPDYPEEPKNDAEKEIQGRYAKVLGSAVNPVLREGNSDRRAAASVKKFAQQNPHRMMKPWPDVSKTRVAFMDSGDFYENETSTTIPAATTAKIEFVAADGSVTVLKDKLSLQAGEILDSTHMDVAKLRAFYAECMKEAKEKDVLLSLHLKATMMKISDPIMFGHAVTVYFKDALGKYAADLKAIGANVNNGLGDVLSKLSRLPADKKAAIEADIAKCYESGPALAMVDSRKGITNLHVPNDVIVDASMPVVVRDGGKMWNKADELQDTIAMIPDRCYATMYQAMIEDCQKNGQFDPSTMGATSNVGLMAQKAEEYGSHDKTFTAPGKGTMRVVDASGAVLLEQKVETGDIFRACQVKDAPIQDWVKLAVSRAKASGAPAIFWLDESRGHDSQLIKKVNTYLKDHNTAGLDIRIMKPVDAMKLTCERARKGLDTITVTGNVLRDYLTDLFPILELGTSARMLSIVPLMAGGGLFETGAGGSAPKHVEQFLREGHLRWDSLGEYCALVPSLEMVADNFKNAKAAVLAETLDEAVSKYLENAKAPSRKVNEIDNRGSSFYLAMYWAQTLAAQSKDAELKARFAPVAEKLTANEEKINQEMLAAQGRPADIGGYFRPVLEKANKEMRPSATLNAIIDSL from the coding sequence ATGACCACGAAAGAAGCAAAAATCATCTGGACTGAGATTGACGAAGCACCCGCATTGGCTACTTACGCTCTGTTGCCGATCGTGCAGGCCTTCACCAAGGGGGCCGGCGTTTCTGTCGAGACCCGCGACATCTCCCTCTCCGGGCGCATTCTCGCCAACTTCCCGGACAACCTCAAGCCCGAACAGAAGGTTGCCGACTATTTGAACGAACTCGGCGAGTTGGCCAAGACCCCCGAAGCCAATATTATCAAGCTGCCTAATATCTCGGCTTCCATCGTTCAGCTGCAGTCGGCCATCAAGGAGTTGCAGGAGAAAGGCTACGACGTTCCTGACTATCCGGAAGAGCCGAAAAATGATGCTGAGAAAGAGATTCAGGGTCGCTACGCCAAGGTGCTTGGTTCCGCCGTTAACCCGGTGTTGCGCGAAGGGAACTCCGACCGTCGCGCCGCCGCCTCGGTCAAGAAGTTTGCCCAGCAAAACCCCCATCGCATGATGAAACCCTGGCCTGATGTTTCCAAGACCCGCGTTGCCTTTATGGACAGCGGTGACTTCTATGAAAACGAGACCTCGACCACCATTCCCGCCGCCACTACGGCCAAGATCGAGTTCGTTGCCGCCGATGGCAGCGTCACTGTTCTTAAAGACAAACTCTCCCTTCAGGCTGGTGAGATTCTCGACTCAACCCACATGGATGTCGCCAAACTGCGCGCCTTCTATGCCGAGTGCATGAAGGAAGCCAAGGAGAAGGACGTCCTGCTGTCGCTGCATCTCAAGGCGACCATGATGAAGATTTCCGACCCGATCATGTTCGGCCATGCCGTCACGGTTTACTTCAAGGACGCCCTGGGGAAATACGCTGCCGACCTCAAAGCGATCGGCGCCAATGTTAATAACGGCCTCGGCGATGTTCTGTCCAAGCTCAGCCGTCTGCCTGCCGACAAAAAGGCTGCCATTGAGGCGGATATCGCCAAGTGCTATGAGTCCGGCCCGGCCCTGGCCATGGTTGACTCCCGCAAAGGGATCACCAACCTGCACGTACCTAACGACGTTATCGTCGACGCCTCCATGCCTGTTGTCGTCCGCGACGGCGGCAAGATGTGGAATAAGGCCGACGAGCTGCAGGACACCATCGCCATGATTCCTGACCGCTGTTACGCCACCATGTACCAGGCTATGATTGAGGACTGCCAGAAGAACGGCCAGTTTGATCCCTCCACCATGGGCGCTACCTCCAACGTCGGTCTGATGGCGCAAAAAGCCGAAGAATACGGCAGCCATGACAAAACTTTTACCGCTCCCGGCAAGGGGACGATGCGCGTCGTCGACGCCTCGGGAGCCGTTCTGCTTGAGCAAAAAGTCGAGACCGGCGATATTTTCCGCGCGTGTCAGGTCAAGGATGCGCCGATTCAGGACTGGGTCAAACTCGCTGTCAGCCGGGCTAAAGCTTCCGGTGCACCGGCGATTTTCTGGCTTGATGAAAGTCGCGGCCACGACTCCCAGTTGATCAAAAAGGTCAACACCTACCTCAAGGATCACAATACAGCCGGTCTTGACATCCGCATCATGAAGCCGGTTGATGCCATGAAGCTGACCTGTGAGCGCGCCCGTAAAGGACTCGACACCATCACGGTGACAGGCAACGTTCTGCGTGACTACCTGACCGACCTGTTCCCGATTCTGGAGCTCGGCACCAGCGCTCGCATGCTTTCCATTGTGCCGCTGATGGCTGGTGGTGGTCTTTTCGAAACGGGTGCCGGTGGTTCCGCGCCCAAGCATGTCGAACAGTTCCTCCGTGAAGGACACCTGCGCTGGGATTCCCTGGGCGAGTACTGTGCGCTGGTGCCGTCTCTGGAGATGGTTGCTGACAATTTCAAGAATGCCAAAGCCGCTGTTTTGGCCGAAACCCTCGATGAGGCGGTGTCCAAATACCTGGAGAACGCCAAGGCGCCTTCCCGCAAAGTCAATGAGATTGACAACCGCGGCAGCAGCTTCTATCTCGCCATGTACTGGGCCCAGACTCTTGCCGCTCAGAGCAAGGATGCCGAACTGAAAGCGCGTTTCGCTCCGGTAGCTGAAAAACTCACTGCCAACGAGGAAAAGATCAACCAGGAGATGCTGGCTGCTCAGGGTCGTCCTGCCGACATTGGCGGTTATTTCCGTCCCGTGTTGGAAAAAGCCAACAAGGAAATGCGTCCCAGTGCAACTCTGAACGCAATCATCGACAGCCTGTAA